The window CGTCGCCAACTTCGAAAAACTGGCCAACGAGGGATTCTACGACGGATTGACGTTTCATCGCGTAATCCCCGGCTTCGTCAGCCAAGGGGGCTGTCCGTATGGAAACGGCATGGGCGGACCGGGCTACACCATCAAGTGCGAAACGGAAGGCAATCCTCACAAACACATTCCTGGTGCCGTCTCCATGGCGCATGCCGGCAAAGACACCGGCGGGAGCCAGTTTTTCATCTGCCACGAAGCCCAGCCTCATCTGGACGGCGTCCACACCGTGTTTGGGCAAGTGATCGAAGGATTGGATACGGTCAAAAACATGAAGCCCGGTGACCGAATGAAAGAAGTGCGCGTGTGGGAAGAGTGACGGCAATCCCCCGATGAATTTCGGGGGATTTGAAAGGAGAAACAGAAAATTGTGAAACGCTGGTTCCAACGCGCTGTCGGCAAGGCTGTGGAAGTCGTGTTGTTATGCCTAGTCTTCGGATTTTTGTTGGCGCTTTCAGCGTTGGAAGCGGGATTACTGTGGATGATTCTTTGGGGTTGGAGCGTTGTGTTGGGCCATGGTGCGGTTTGGGGACACACGGACTTCTGGACAATGATACTCGTTGTGAGTTTCTTTCAACTTATAGAGGAAAGGCGAACCCGTTTCAACCGGGATATCAAACGGCGGCTCCTCTTTCATGGCGTGGAAGTGGCGGTGGTGGGAGGCTTGCTGACGGTGGGCACCTGGTTGAACGGGATGGAAGTGGAATTGCCGCTTTCAGTAATCTGTCCGGCGTCTGTCAGCTATGTTTTAATCATGGTGGCAGTGAATGATTTCTTTCGGCGACTGGAGAGTAATGAGGATCGGCGTACCCCTCTGGATTGAGGTAAGAGTGCCTTTTGTAATGGGTGACTTCATCCGAAGAAACGAGAAGTCTGGCAGGCGATGAGCGTTGGACGGTTCCGTTTGTACCCTCTCAAGCTTTGAAAGACGAAGTTGGGTCAGCATTTTTAAGAAATAATTTTGGTAATCGACAGAATAATATCCACCTTCATCATCGGGGGAAACAGGAGAATGGGACGGAAGAAAAAGACAAAAAAATGGTCGATTCGCTTGGATGGTCGGGAGACAGCGATCGAGGCGGAGTGGAGCCGAAGTGCCGGGTCGATTTGGGTGGACGGCAAAGCGATGGAATCTTGGACGATTCTATTTGATGCTCCGGAGCACCATCACGTCCTGCGGCTCGGCAGGCACCGCGTCATAGTACATTTCCGGCGGGAAAACGGGAAAGGCTCTTTTCTTACCGATCTCAGCGTGGACGGGATATCGGTGGCAAACGGCCAACCGGTGAAAGAGCGAAAAGCCACACCAGTGAGCGAGATCGAGAAAGTCTGGAAGATTCGGCTTGATGATGGGGAGCACGAGGTCTACCTGCGTCACCAGAACGGCATGCAGATTGAAATCCTGCTAGATGACCGGATGATGGAAAAGTCTTTCGTCATCGACCGCCACAGCGACCATCTGTTCTGTTTGGGCCGGCATGTCGTCGGCGTACACATCCGGCGTTTGTCGGAATATGAAAGCTTGTATGATTTGTCCATCGATGGTGTTTCCCAGGATACAGGGGAAGAAATGGAGCCGTTCACGCTCATGCCGGTGGATCGTTGTGACTTACGGGTATGGGAGGTCAATTTGAACGGAAAACTTCATCGCGTGGAGCTGATCCATCCACTGACCCGGCGGATGCGTGTGCAAGTAAACGGAAAACCGGTGACGGAAACAGGCTCTGCATGGAAGATGGAATCCGTTCGCATCCCCTTCCGGATTGAGGAGACTTCGTGTGAAATCCGTGTCGGAATGAAAGAAAAAGGTCATCTCCTCCTTGACCTGTTGGTGGAGGGCGTATCCGCGACGACGGGACAATCTGTTCCGGATTTGTGGGGGGAGACTGTGGAAAACGGGAGAACCAACAGTTGTCACCAGACCTGGATAGTAACACAGGAAGGAAAGTCGCATGAGGTGACGGTGCAAGCGGAGGGGCAACGCATCCGGATCCTGTTGAACGGGCGGGAAGTACACAAGCATACGATGTTGCATGCGCTTGTGAATTCCCTCAAAAATGACAGCGGCTTGATCTGGTTTCCGCTTCCGCTGAACAAGGCAGACAACGGGGTACTATTGGAAAGCTTGCCGGAGGGACCGGTTTTCCGCCTCTATTTGGACGGTAAAGATGCAGACAACGGGGAAAGCCTGTCTCCTCTCTATGCGATGTGCTCCGACCTGAAAACACGGATGTGGGTGTTTGCGGACCGGGAAGGGCGAACGCAACGGGTGGAGGTCCGCCAGGAGA of the Polycladomyces subterraneus genome contains:
- a CDS encoding peptidylprolyl isomerase, which codes for MAKKGSITMESGEKILIEFFPEAAPGTVANFEKLANEGFYDGLTFHRVIPGFVSQGGCPYGNGMGGPGYTIKCETEGNPHKHIPGAVSMAHAGKDTGGSQFFICHEAQPHLDGVHTVFGQVIEGLDTVKNMKPGDRMKEVRVWEE